A single genomic interval of Caretta caretta isolate rCarCar2 chromosome 23, rCarCar1.hap1, whole genome shotgun sequence harbors:
- the CLPTM1 gene encoding putative lipid scramblase CLPTM1 isoform X2: MAAPETVAVLPGSGPEQVTSNGTAVGAPTAETQQQNQPQQQAPNAWQVIKGVLFRIFIIWAISSWFRRGPAPQDQISTGGASRVPSRNLFPKDTLMDLHVYISEHEHFTDFNVTSALFWEQRDLVYGDWTSGENADGCYERYAELDIPESVQHNGSMYVHVYFTKSGFHPDPKQKNLYRRLATVHTSRMINKYKRRRFQKTKNLLTGETEADPEMIKRAEDFGPVEVISHWHPNLTINIVDDHTPWVKGSVPPPLDQYVKFDAVSGDYYPILYFNDYWNLQKDYFPINETVERLPFRLSFCPLSLWRWQLYAAQSTKSPWHFLGEDLYEQSDEEQDSVKVALLETNPYLLALTIVVSIVHSIFEFLAFKNDIQFWNSRQSLEGLSVRSVFFGVFQSLVVLLYILDNETNFVVQVSVFIGLLIDLWKITKVMDVRLDRDNKVAGIFPRLTFKDKSTYIESSTKVYDDMAFRYLSWILFPLLGCYAVYSLLYMEHKGWYSWVLSMLYGFLLTFGFITMTPQLFINYKLKSVAHLPWRMLTYKALNTFIDDLFAFVIKMPMMYRIGCLRDDVVFFIYLYQRWIYRVDLTRVNEFGISGEGQVPQLTQGTTSADCAPALLPDGEAMSTPGVIKEGLADGSPAPVMEDVADGSPRAQTEKTAEDKKKD, translated from the exons GATCTTTATCATCTGGGCCATCAGCAGTTGGTTCCGTCGTGGGCCGGCACCACAGGATCAGATTAGCACTGGCGGAGCATCCCGTGTTCCGAGCCGCAACCTCTTCCCTAAAGACACTTTAATG gaccttcACGTGTATATCTCAGAGCATGAGCACTTTACAGATTTTAATGTCACCTCAGCACTGTTTTGGGAGCAACGGGATCTTGTCTATGGTGACTGGACCAGTGGTGAGAATGCAGATGGGTGCTATGAACGCTATGCAGAGTTAGACATTCCTGAG AGTGTGCAGCACAATGGCTCCATGTACGTCCATGTGTATTTTACGAAGAGTGGCTTCCATCCTGATCCCAAACAGAAGAACTTGTACAGAAGACTTGCTACAGTTCACACATCACGAA TGATAAATAAATATAAACGTCGACGGTTCCAAAAAACCAAGAATCTTCTGACGGGGGAGACGGAAGCAGATCCAGAAATGATAAAG AGAGCAGAAGACTTCGGCCCTGTAGAGGTGATCTCACACTGGCACCCTAATCTCACCATCAACATAGTGGACGATCATACTCCCTGGGTGAAGGGTAGTGTGCCACCGCCTCTGGACCAAT ATGTGAAGTTTGATGCAGTCAGTGGTGACTACTACCCCATCCTCTACTTCAACGATTACTGGAACCTGCAGAAGGATTACTTCCCCATCAACGAGACAGTGGAGCGGCTGCCTTtccgcctctccttctgcccactCTCGCTGTGGCGCTGGCAGCTCTATGCCGCGCAGAGCACCAAGTCCCCATGGCACTTCCTGGGCGAGGATTTGTACGAGCAATCTGATGAGGAGCAGGATTCTGTAAAG GTTGCTCTTTTGGAGACCAATCCATATCTGCTGGCTTTGACCATTGTCGTTTCCATAGTTCACAGCATATTTGAGTTTCTTGCCTTCAAAAATG ATATCCAGTTCTGGAACAGCAGGCAGTCGCTGGAGGGGCTCTCCGTCCGCTCTGTGTTCTTCGGGGTATTTCAGTCACTTGTGGTCCTTCTCTACATCCTGGACAATGAAACTAATTTTGTGGTTCAAGTCAGCGTCTTCATTGGGCTCCTCATAGACCTCTGGAAAATCACAAAAGTCATGGATGTCAGG CTGGATCGAGACAACAAAGTCGCTGGGATTTTTCCGCGTTTAACCTTCAAAGACAAATCAACATATATAGAATCGTCTACCAAAGTCTACGATGAT ATGGCGTTCCGGTATCTCTCGTGGATTCTCTTCCCCTTGCTCGGCTGCTATGCTGTGTACAGCTTGCTGTACATGGAGCACAAAGGCTGGTACTCGTGGGTCCTGAGCATGCTCTATGGCTTCCTTCTGACATTTG gTTTTATTACGATGACTCCGCAGCTGTTCATAAACTACAAACTGAAGTCAGTAGCCCATCTGCCCTGGAGGATGCTCACTTACAAAGCACTCAACACCTTCATCGATGACCTCTTTGCCTTTGTGATCAAAATGCCCATGATGTACAGGATAGGCTGCCTCCGAGACG aTGTCGTCTTCTTCATTTACCTCTATCAGCGCTGGATCTACCGGGTGGATCTGACGCGTGTCAACGAGTTCGGGATAAGTGGGGAGGGCCAAGTCCCTCAGCTAACACAAGGTACCACTTCGGCGGACTGTGCCCCAGCACTGCTACCCGATGGGGAGGCAATGAGCACCCCGGGGGTGATAAAGGAGGGCCTGGCTGATGGCTCCCCTGCACCAGTAATGGAAGACGTGGCCGATGGCTCCCCTAGGGCCCAGACGGAGAAAACAGCAGAGGACAAGAAAAAGGACTAA